One window of the Parasphingopyxis algicola genome contains the following:
- a CDS encoding vgr related protein produces MDQSAIARPLAAAERKLAASIFGEAIDYDAVKLHRRKWFPFQPANTVMAPTGGIWFHPKGPFWRDDFGTAPLKLQALFVHEMTHVWQYQSGIFLPLRRHPFCRYHYSLKPGWPLKRYGLEQQAEIVRHTFLLRQGGAVAGAASVESYEAILPFKVG; encoded by the coding sequence ATGGACCAGTCTGCTATCGCTCGCCCCCTCGCCGCCGCCGAACGCAAACTGGCCGCGAGCATCTTCGGCGAAGCGATCGACTATGACGCGGTAAAGCTGCACCGGCGCAAATGGTTTCCGTTTCAACCGGCGAACACCGTGATGGCGCCGACCGGCGGAATCTGGTTCCACCCCAAAGGCCCTTTTTGGCGCGACGATTTCGGCACGGCGCCGCTCAAGCTGCAGGCGCTGTTTGTCCACGAGATGACCCATGTCTGGCAATATCAGTCGGGCATTTTCCTCCCGCTGCGCCGTCACCCCTTCTGCCGCTACCATTACAGCCTCAAGCCGGGCTGGCCGCTCAAACGCTACGGGCTGGAGCAGCAGGCCGAAATCGTGCGGCATACGTTTTTGCTGCGGCAGGGTGGTGCAGTCGCGGGTGCGGCGTCGGTGGAGAGTTACGAGGCGATCTTGCCTTTCAAGGTAGGGTGA
- a CDS encoding DNA-methyltransferase, whose product MARVFKLHGENFELPKADNSSEALKIFRAANEHFRRVVWPSPYNKTTHQLGLADARDLNSIADKSVHLIVTSPPYWTLKQYEGSRGQLGDLEDYEEFLVELDKVWGECERVLVPGGRVVCVVGDVCVPRKRGGRHYVMPLHADIQVRSRSLGLDVLTPILWHKIANGVTEAAGNGAGFYGKPYQPGAVVKNDIEYILFMRKGGEYRKVEPLQKALSMLTKEEMQAWWRSVWTDIRGASTRAGHPAPYPPALAERLIRMFSFAGDTVLDPFGGTGSTSVAAVVSGRNSISLDIEPTYIEIAQRNLEKVIAAKRETGAVEAKLLQHRTRKQNMSRGHGDLQASEQVSRAI is encoded by the coding sequence ATGGCGCGCGTATTCAAGCTGCACGGTGAGAATTTCGAGCTCCCAAAGGCCGACAACAGCTCCGAGGCTTTGAAGATTTTTCGCGCGGCGAATGAGCATTTCCGTCGGGTTGTTTGGCCGTCCCCCTACAACAAGACGACTCACCAGCTCGGGCTCGCCGACGCCCGCGATCTAAACAGTATCGCGGACAAATCGGTGCATCTCATAGTCACCTCGCCGCCATACTGGACGCTGAAGCAGTATGAAGGATCGCGCGGCCAGCTCGGCGACCTCGAAGACTATGAGGAGTTCCTGGTCGAGCTCGACAAGGTTTGGGGTGAATGCGAGCGGGTGCTTGTCCCTGGCGGTCGTGTCGTCTGTGTCGTGGGCGATGTCTGCGTGCCCCGCAAGAGGGGCGGCCGGCATTATGTAATGCCGCTACATGCCGACATTCAGGTGCGATCGCGCTCGCTAGGCCTCGACGTGCTCACCCCGATACTGTGGCACAAGATTGCGAACGGCGTAACCGAGGCTGCTGGAAACGGGGCGGGTTTCTACGGCAAGCCCTATCAGCCGGGAGCAGTGGTCAAAAACGATATTGAGTACATCCTCTTTATGCGGAAGGGCGGCGAATACCGCAAGGTCGAGCCGCTTCAAAAGGCGCTCTCGATGCTGACCAAGGAAGAGATGCAGGCTTGGTGGCGCAGTGTCTGGACAGACATTCGCGGCGCATCGACACGGGCCGGGCACCCTGCACCTTACCCGCCAGCGCTCGCCGAGCGGCTGATCCGTATGTTCTCGTTCGCCGGGGACACTGTCCTCGACCCTTTCGGTGGGACGGGTAGTACCAGCGTTGCCGCCGTCGTATCCGGCCGAAACTCGATCAGCCTCGATATCGAGCCAACTTACATCGAAATCGCGCAACGCAATCTGGAGAAGGTAATCGCCGCGAAGCGAGAGACTGGAGCAGTCGAGGCCAAGTTGCTACAGCATCGCACTCGAAAACAAAATATGAGCCGGGGACACGGTGACTTACAAGCTTCTGAACAAGTTTCGCGGGCTATTTGA
- a CDS encoding copper chaperone PCu(A)C: MRFPFIAVLATTALVACSPAEEAGPVEMVENAWVRLPAVDGRPAAAYFVLNGGEGGDTLLAIDSERVATVELHETIMEDGAMRMRPIMSADVPPGEAIVFEPGGRHGMLFGVDPEITPGTPLTLNFRFDSGRDVSVDAVTIAAGDSPPFEGGGETDHGAH; encoded by the coding sequence ATGCGCTTTCCGTTTATTGCCGTCCTCGCGACCACGGCTCTTGTCGCCTGCAGCCCCGCCGAAGAAGCCGGCCCCGTCGAAATGGTCGAAAACGCCTGGGTCAGGCTGCCGGCTGTCGACGGACGGCCCGCCGCCGCCTATTTCGTCCTCAATGGCGGGGAAGGTGGTGACACATTGCTCGCCATCGACAGCGAAAGGGTCGCGACGGTCGAACTGCACGAAACCATCATGGAAGACGGCGCCATGCGGATGCGTCCGATCATGTCGGCCGACGTACCACCGGGCGAAGCGATCGTCTTCGAACCGGGCGGCCGGCACGGGATGCTGTTCGGTGTCGATCCGGAGATTACACCGGGAACCCCGCTTACGCTCAACTTCCGTTTCGACAGCGGCCGGGACGTCAGCGTCGATGCGGTGACAATCGCGGCGGGCGACTCGCCACCGTTCGAAGGCGGCGGCGAGACGGATCACGGCGCGCACTGA